One region of Canis aureus isolate CA01 chromosome 31, VMU_Caureus_v.1.0, whole genome shotgun sequence genomic DNA includes:
- the LOC144302515 gene encoding transmembrane epididymal protein 1A-like isoform X2 produces MRVNRLMIVDWEDPRRPFVFYENWDHVTMYGFFLLSGVVDIASRACQARQTAKLEQAAEALAFCVLALLMAAHLENRGALEIRVHALFVAPAFLVGLVLAIEVWVPDQPALWVLKTWMGLVLSSWMVQLSVLMYAPPSGQPWRAENPEDLAFLPIFFCWHLALGAALLAAVYGLCSLWHHRSSSRREVPGAKYRPCPRGYSNEDLEKLGAEGVLRDEGV; encoded by the exons ATGA GAGTGAACCGGCTGATGATAGTAGACTGGGAGGACCCCCGGCGCCCGTTCGTGTTCTACGAGAACTGGGACCACGTCACCATGTACGGCTTCTTCCTGCTCAGCGGCGTGGTGGACATCGCGAGCCGGGCGTGCCAGGCACGGCAGACCGCCAAGCTGGAGCAGGCGGCGGAGGCCCTGGCCTTCTGCGTGCTGGCGCTGCTGATGGCGGCGCACCTGGAGAACAGGGGCGCCCTGGAGATCCGCGTGCACGCGCTCTTCGTGGCGCCCGCCTTCCTGGTTGGCCTGGTGCTCGCCATAGAGGTCTGGGTGCCCGACCAGCCCGCGCTGTGGGTGCTCAAGACCTGGATGGGCCTGGTGCTCAGCAGCTGGATGGTGCAGCTGTCGGTGCTGATGTACGCGCCTccctctgggcagccctggagagCGGAAAACCCCGAGGACCTGGCCTTCCTCCCCATCTTCTTCTGCTGGCACCTGGCCTTGGGGGCGGCCCTACTGGCCGCCGTCTATGGTCTCTGCAGCCTCTGGCACCATCGCTCCTCCTCTCGGAGAGAGGTCCCGGGCGCCAAGTACCGGCCGTGTCCCAGGGGCTACAGCAACGAAGACCTGGAGAAGCTGGGCGCCGAGGGCGTGCTGCGGGATGAGGGCGTCTAG
- the LOC144302515 gene encoding transmembrane epididymal protein 1A-like isoform X1: protein MGTFQGHLLAGTFFLIFSLYYSVMVSLALLRGQRYLRPPLPPREKRGHRWWQLVPVQGIMKVLISLGGIIPEFFYPPGVNRLMIVDWEDPRRPFVFYENWDHVTMYGFFLLSGVVDIASRACQARQTAKLEQAAEALAFCVLALLMAAHLENRGALEIRVHALFVAPAFLVGLVLAIEVWVPDQPALWVLKTWMGLVLSSWMVQLSVLMYAPPSGQPWRAENPEDLAFLPIFFCWHLALGAALLAAVYGLCSLWHHRSSSRREVPGAKYRPCPRGYSNEDLEKLGAEGVLRDEGV from the coding sequence ATGGGCACCTTCCAGGGCCACCTGCTGGCAGGGACATTCttcctcatcttctctctctACTACTCAGTGATGGTGTCCTTGGCGCTGCTACGGGGACAGAGGTACCTCCGACCCCCTCTGCCCCCGAGGGAGAAGCGAGGACACAGGTGGTGGCAGCTGGTGCCTGTGCAAGGGATAATGAAGGTGCTCATCTCCCTGGGTGGCATCATTCCCGAATTCTTCTACCCCCCAGGAGTGAACCGGCTGATGATAGTAGACTGGGAGGACCCCCGGCGCCCGTTCGTGTTCTACGAGAACTGGGACCACGTCACCATGTACGGCTTCTTCCTGCTCAGCGGCGTGGTGGACATCGCGAGCCGGGCGTGCCAGGCACGGCAGACCGCCAAGCTGGAGCAGGCGGCGGAGGCCCTGGCCTTCTGCGTGCTGGCGCTGCTGATGGCGGCGCACCTGGAGAACAGGGGCGCCCTGGAGATCCGCGTGCACGCGCTCTTCGTGGCGCCCGCCTTCCTGGTTGGCCTGGTGCTCGCCATAGAGGTCTGGGTGCCCGACCAGCCCGCGCTGTGGGTGCTCAAGACCTGGATGGGCCTGGTGCTCAGCAGCTGGATGGTGCAGCTGTCGGTGCTGATGTACGCGCCTccctctgggcagccctggagagCGGAAAACCCCGAGGACCTGGCCTTCCTCCCCATCTTCTTCTGCTGGCACCTGGCCTTGGGGGCGGCCCTACTGGCCGCCGTCTATGGTCTCTGCAGCCTCTGGCACCATCGCTCCTCCTCTCGGAGAGAGGTCCCGGGCGCCAAGTACCGGCCGTGTCCCAGGGGCTACAGCAACGAAGACCTGGAGAAGCTGGGCGCCGAGGGCGTGCTGCGGGATGAGGGCGTCTAG
- the LOC144302515 gene encoding transmembrane epididymal protein 1A-like isoform X3, producing the protein MIVDWEDPRRPFVFYENWDHVTMYGFFLLSGVVDIASRACQARQTAKLEQAAEALAFCVLALLMAAHLENRGALEIRVHALFVAPAFLVGLVLAIEVWVPDQPALWVLKTWMGLVLSSWMVQLSVLMYAPPSGQPWRAENPEDLAFLPIFFCWHLALGAALLAAVYGLCSLWHHRSSSRREVPGAKYRPCPRGYSNEDLEKLGAEGVLRDEGV; encoded by the coding sequence ATGATAGTAGACTGGGAGGACCCCCGGCGCCCGTTCGTGTTCTACGAGAACTGGGACCACGTCACCATGTACGGCTTCTTCCTGCTCAGCGGCGTGGTGGACATCGCGAGCCGGGCGTGCCAGGCACGGCAGACCGCCAAGCTGGAGCAGGCGGCGGAGGCCCTGGCCTTCTGCGTGCTGGCGCTGCTGATGGCGGCGCACCTGGAGAACAGGGGCGCCCTGGAGATCCGCGTGCACGCGCTCTTCGTGGCGCCCGCCTTCCTGGTTGGCCTGGTGCTCGCCATAGAGGTCTGGGTGCCCGACCAGCCCGCGCTGTGGGTGCTCAAGACCTGGATGGGCCTGGTGCTCAGCAGCTGGATGGTGCAGCTGTCGGTGCTGATGTACGCGCCTccctctgggcagccctggagagCGGAAAACCCCGAGGACCTGGCCTTCCTCCCCATCTTCTTCTGCTGGCACCTGGCCTTGGGGGCGGCCCTACTGGCCGCCGTCTATGGTCTCTGCAGCCTCTGGCACCATCGCTCCTCCTCTCGGAGAGAGGTCCCGGGCGCCAAGTACCGGCCGTGTCCCAGGGGCTACAGCAACGAAGACCTGGAGAAGCTGGGCGCCGAGGGCGTGCTGCGGGATGAGGGCGTCTAG